Proteins encoded in a region of the Panicum hallii strain FIL2 chromosome 3, PHallii_v3.1, whole genome shotgun sequence genome:
- the LOC112885105 gene encoding L-type lectin-domain containing receptor kinase IV.1-like has translation MANLPVLFHVLLLCLTLCLTLCLPGFCDAGGENFVFSTFAGAGDLNLDGAAGVTPEGLLELTNNMVSIKGHAFYPTPLRFKESPNGTARSFSATFVFAIVAAGGYPDANGTDGMAFLVAPTTNFSDAEPGQFMGFLGGAAMNHTFAVELDTYRNPELRDIDGNHVGVDVAGLYSVESRTASFHDDGDGGALKNLSLDSGEPIQVWVDYDGKGRQVNVTLAPVGVAKPSTPLLSNISDLSAVLTEQAYVGFSAATGPIKTHHYVLASSFAMDGPAPPIDFKKLPKLPYDNGHETLSKALIALPIAASALILATCVAVTLLLRRRLAFAELREDWEVEFGPHRFSYKDLFNATQGFKNKNLLGAGGFGKVYKGVLPSSKSEVAVKRVSHDSSQGIKEFISEVVSIGHLRHRNLVQLLGYCRRKGELLLVYEYMPNGSLDKYLYGEDNKPVLEWAERFRIIKDVASAVFYLHEKWEQVVVHRDIKASNVLLDGETTAHLGDFGLARLYDHGTDLQTTTTRVVGTMGYMAPELARTGKASPLTDVFAFGAFLLEVACGRYPVSGGGEMLVDRVLEYWRGGALLETVDARLRGGGYDAGEARLVLTLGLMCSHPFPSGRPTMRQVVQYLDGDAPLPELTPASVSLLSMMQSEGSFDRSALQCPWWGNSIGTMTPDISVGR, from the coding sequence ATGGCGAATCTTCCCGTGCTCTTCCATGTCCTCCTCCTCTGTCTTACCCTCTGTCTTACCCTCTGTCTTCCAGGCTTCTGCGACGCCGGCGGGGAGAATTTTGTCTTCTCCACCTTTGCCGGTGCCGGCGACCTCAACCTCGACGGCGCGGCCGGGGTCACCCCAGAAGGGCTCCTTGAGCTCACGAACAACATGGTCAGCATCAAAGGCCACGCGTTCTACCCAACTCCGCTTCGGTTCAAGGAGTCGCCCAACGGCACGGCGCGGTCCTTCTCGGCCACCTTCGTCTTCGccatcgtcgccgccggcggctACCCCGACGCGAACGGCACCGacggcatggccttcctcgtcGCCCCGACGACGAACTTCTCGGACGCGGAGCCGGGCCAGTTCATGGGCTTCCTCGGCGGCGCCGCGATGAACCACACCTTCGCCGTCGAGCTCGACACCTACAGGAACCCCGAGCTGCGGGACATCGACGGCAACCACGTCGGCGTCGACGTCGCCGGCCTCTACTCCGTGGAGTCCCGCACCGCCAGCTTCCACGACGacggggacggcggcgcgctcaagAACCTGAGCCTCGACAGCGGCGAGCCGATACAGGTCTGGGTGGACTACGATGGGAAGGGCAGACAAGTCAATGTCACCTTGGCTCCCGTGGGAGTGGCCAAGCCATCGACGCCGCTGCTCTCCAACATTTCCGACCTCTCAGCCGTGCTCACCGAGCAAGCGTACGTTGGCTTCTCCGCGGCGACCGGACCCATCAAGACGCACCACTACGTGCTGGCTTCGAGCTTCGCCATGGATGGACCTGCTCCACCCATCGACTTCAAGAAACTGCCCAAGCTGCCTTATGACAATGGCCACGAGACTCTATCAAAGGCATTGATCGCATTGCCAATAGCGGCTTCAGCGTTGATCTTGGCTACCTGTGTCGCAGTCACTCTACTCTTGCGGAGACGGCTCGCATTCGCCGAGCTCAGAGAAGACTGGGAGGTCGAGTTCGGGCCGCACCGGTTCTCCTACAAGGATCTGTTCAACGCCACCCAAGGGTTCAAGAACAAGAACCTGCTCGGCGCCGGCGGGTTTGGCAAGGTGTACAAGGGAGTGCTCCCAAGCTCCAAATCAGAGGTCGCCGTGAAGAGGGTGTCCCACGATTCGAGCCAGGGGATAAAGGAGTTCATCTCCGAGGTCGTCAGCATCGGCCACCTGCGACACCGCAACCTCGTGCAGCTGCTCGGCTACTGCCGGAGGAAGGGGGAGCTCCTCTTGGTGTACGAGTACATGCCCAACGGCAGCCTCGATAAGTATCTGTACGGCGAGGACAACAAACCCGTCCTGGAATGGGCTGAGAGGTTCCGGATCATCAAAGACGTCGCCTCCGCCGTCTTCTACCTCCACGAGAAGTGGGAGCAGGTCGTCGTCCACCGGGACATCAAGGCCAGCAACGTGCTCCTCGACGGCGAGACGACGGCGCATCTCGGCGACTTCGGGCTCGCGAGGCTGTACGACCACGGCACCGACCTGCAGACCACTACTACCCGCGTGGTCGGCACCATGGGGTACATGGCCCCGGAGCTGGCGCGCACGGGGAAGGCGTCCCCTCTCACCGACGTTTTCGCCTTCGGCGCGTTCCTCCTCGAGGTCGCCTGCGGGCGGTacccggtgagcggcggcggcgagatgcTGGTCGACCGCGTGCTCGAGTACTGGCGCGGAGGGGCGCTCCTGGAGACGGTGGACGCCAggctgcggggcggcggctacgacgccggcgaggcgcgCCTGGTGCTGACGCTTGGGCTGATGTGCTCGCACCCGTTCCCGAGCGGGAGGCCGACCATGAGGCAGGTCGTGCAGTACCTCGACGGCGACGCGCCGCTGCCGGAGCTGACGCCGGCGAGCGTGAGCTTGCTGAGCATGATGCAGAGCGAGGGCTCGTTCGACAGGTCCGCCCTGCAGTGTCCGTGGTGGGGGAACAGCATTGGGACGATGACACCCGACATCTCAGTTGGAAGATGA